A genomic window from Pseudomonadota bacterium includes:
- a CDS encoding AIM24 family protein: GDGMVFIHAGGTVITKKLVNEQLRVDTGCIVAFTGGIDYDIQRAGSLKSMFFGGEGLFLATLQGTGTVLLQSLPFSRLADRVLAHAPRAGGSRKGEGSVLGSLGNLLDGD, encoded by the coding sequence GCGGTGATGGCATGGTTTTCATCCATGCCGGCGGCACGGTGATCACCAAAAAGCTGGTCAATGAACAGCTGCGGGTAGACACCGGCTGCATCGTCGCTTTCACCGGTGGAATTGATTATGACATCCAGCGGGCCGGCAGCCTGAAATCCATGTTTTTCGGCGGTGAAGGACTTTTCCTGGCCACCCTCCAGGGTACCGGGACGGTACTGCTCCAAAGCCTCCCCTTCTCCCGCCTGGCGGATCGGGTTCTGGCCCACGCTCCCCGGGCCGGTGGCAGTCGCAAGGGTGAAGGATCAGTGCTGGGAAGTCTCGGAAACCTGCTTGACGGTGATTAA
- a CDS encoding TMEM165/GDT1 family protein, translated as MNGKIFFTVFATVFLAELGDKTQLATMLFAADRHADKLTIFAAAALALICTSAIGVLAGTLLSRYVETRQLAILAGVVFITIGIWTIAKAW; from the coding sequence ATGAACGGAAAGATATTTTTTACTGTCTTCGCTACCGTTTTCCTGGCTGAGCTGGGAGATAAAACCCAGCTGGCCACCATGCTGTTTGCCGCCGACCGGCATGCCGACAAATTAACCATTTTCGCGGCCGCGGCCCTGGCTCTGATCTGCACTTCAGCCATCGGAGTTTTGGCCGGCACTCTGCTCTCACGCTATGTGGAAACCAGACAGTTAGCCATTCTGGCTGGAGTTGTTTTTATTACCATCGGCATCTGGACCATCGCCAAAGCATGGTAA
- a CDS encoding TraB/GumN family protein — translation MSPNEQELTLPNRVQKLAVNDKTVYLLGTAHVSRESVEDVEKTIRLIRPDAVGVELCLARYQALNRQDAWKQMDIVKVVREKKALFLLAQLAMTSFYRKIGDQLGVQPGAEMIAGYQVAEETGATLVLADRSIEITLKRVWGYLNFWNKLKMTGHLLFSLLSSEEIDAGLIEEMKEQDQLDHILESLGESFPEVKKRLIDERDIYLAQKIREAPGKTVVAVVGAGHVPGIMKYIQEDHDLKSITSLPPKSWVPGVLKWAIPGLIVAMLIGGFFKGGSQFSLHSIYIWILVNGLLAGLGAAVALAHPLTILSSILAAPLTSLNPLVAAGWISGMVQAYVKKPTVADLEDLPNAISSVKGFWLNPACRILLVVVLANLGSSIGTFISGSWIAARMF, via the coding sequence ATGTCCCCAAACGAACAGGAACTGACACTGCCCAACCGCGTCCAGAAACTGGCGGTAAACGATAAAACCGTTTACCTGCTGGGAACCGCTCACGTCTCCCGGGAAAGTGTTGAGGATGTAGAAAAAACCATCCGGCTGATCAGGCCGGATGCGGTCGGCGTTGAGTTGTGCCTGGCCCGCTACCAGGCTCTTAACCGGCAGGATGCCTGGAAACAGATGGATATTGTCAAGGTGGTCAGGGAAAAGAAAGCCTTGTTTCTTCTGGCTCAACTAGCCATGACTTCCTTCTACCGCAAAATCGGCGATCAACTGGGAGTGCAGCCCGGCGCTGAAATGATTGCCGGCTACCAGGTGGCGGAAGAAACCGGTGCCACGCTGGTGTTGGCCGACCGCAGCATTGAAATCACCCTGAAAAGGGTCTGGGGATACCTGAATTTCTGGAACAAGTTGAAAATGACCGGCCATCTCCTGTTCAGCCTCTTAAGTTCTGAGGAAATTGACGCGGGTCTCATTGAAGAAATGAAAGAGCAGGACCAGCTTGACCATATTCTTGAATCCCTGGGGGAATCTTTTCCCGAAGTCAAAAAACGGCTGATTGATGAACGTGATATTTATTTGGCCCAGAAAATCAGGGAAGCCCCTGGAAAAACCGTAGTTGCCGTGGTTGGTGCCGGTCATGTTCCGGGCATTATGAAATACATCCAGGAAGATCATGATCTGAAATCAATTACCAGCCTGCCACCAAAGTCATGGGTCCCTGGAGTGTTGAAATGGGCAATCCCCGGATTAATCGTGGCGATGCTGATCGGCGGCTTTTTCAAGGGCGGCAGCCAGTTCTCCCTGCATTCCATCTATATCTGGATCCTGGTTAACGGCCTGCTTGCCGGACTGGGCGCAGCCGTGGCCCTGGCCCATCCATTGACAATTCTGTCATCAATTCTGGCCGCCCCGCTCACCAGTCTGAATCCCCTGGTAGCCGCCGGCTGGATCTCCGGGATGGTTCAGGCCTATGTAAAAAAGCCGACGGTGGCCGATCTCGAAGATTTGCCCAATGCCATTTCTTCCGTAAAAGGATTCTGGCTGAACCCAGCCTGCCGCATCCTGCTGGTGGTCGTCCTGGCAAATCTGGGCAGTTCCATCGGCACCTTTATCTCCGGCAGCTGGATTGCCGCCCGCATGTTTTAA
- the pyk gene encoding pyruvate kinase: protein MIRANLGRHAKIVATLGPASSLVEMIAALIVAGMNVARINMSHGTYESHAALIKNIREASRETGLEVAILIDLQGPKIRIDKLSAPLQLRKGETWMIGATKARNRHPEYHDRFIPTTYERLVSDCRDGDRILFADGMISARAVARKGDTYQIKVEVGGELTSNKGINLPDSIVTTSSFTEKDRLDLAFGLKHQIDYVALSFVRKREDVLQVKEAISKQENDIPVVAKIENPEGIKNILEIIEAADAIMVARGDMGVEIGNHLVPTIQKQIINRCNNQGVPVITATQMLESMIESPIPTRAEASDVANAIWDGTDAVMLSAETASGKYPLAAISMMGKIISEAEKTPKERPSLRNLDLARVDDAIMLTASLLAEKIGAKRILAVSESGHSCLRITQYRPRVSILGISHHRRVVRKMCLFWGVSPFFLKDYQEDHPDLETDVIREVRERCQLNNGDRIVITRGSGKFFASGSANSVRVETINLNPMEQ, encoded by the coding sequence ATGATCAGGGCAAACCTGGGACGTCATGCCAAGATAGTTGCCACCCTGGGACCGGCTTCATCTTTGGTGGAGATGATCGCCGCTTTGATTGTGGCGGGGATGAATGTCGCCCGTATCAACATGAGCCATGGAACCTATGAAAGTCACGCGGCGCTGATTAAAAACATCCGGGAAGCTTCCAGAGAGACCGGGCTGGAAGTTGCCATTCTCATTGACCTCCAGGGACCGAAAATCCGGATTGATAAACTGTCGGCACCTCTGCAGTTGCGGAAAGGTGAAACCTGGATGATTGGAGCCACTAAAGCCCGGAATCGCCACCCGGAATACCATGACCGCTTCATCCCCACCACCTATGAACGGCTGGTCTCAGACTGTCGGGATGGCGACCGGATCCTTTTTGCCGATGGGATGATCAGCGCCCGGGCTGTAGCCCGCAAAGGGGATACCTATCAAATCAAAGTGGAAGTCGGCGGAGAGCTGACCTCAAACAAAGGAATTAACCTGCCGGATTCTATCGTCACCACTTCCAGTTTCACCGAAAAAGACCGGCTGGATCTGGCTTTCGGCCTCAAACATCAAATTGATTATGTTGCGCTCTCCTTTGTCCGTAAACGAGAAGATGTACTCCAGGTCAAAGAGGCAATCAGCAAACAGGAAAATGACATCCCGGTGGTGGCCAAGATTGAAAATCCGGAAGGCATCAAAAATATCCTGGAAATCATTGAGGCCGCGGATGCAATCATGGTGGCCCGCGGCGACATGGGGGTTGAAATCGGCAATCACCTGGTGCCAACCATCCAAAAGCAGATTATCAACCGCTGTAATAATCAGGGCGTGCCGGTCATTACCGCCACCCAGATGCTGGAATCTATGATTGAAAGTCCAATACCAACCAGGGCCGAAGCCAGCGATGTGGCCAACGCCATCTGGGACGGAACCGACGCGGTTATGCTCAGTGCTGAAACAGCTTCCGGCAAGTATCCCTTAGCGGCCATAAGCATGATGGGGAAAATTATCAGCGAAGCGGAAAAAACCCCCAAAGAACGTCCCAGCCTGAGGAACCTCGATCTGGCCCGGGTGGATGATGCCATCATGCTGACCGCCTCCCTGCTGGCGGAAAAAATCGGCGCCAAGCGGATCCTGGCGGTCAGCGAATCCGGCCATTCCTGCCTGCGAATCACCCAGTATCGACCCAGAGTTTCCATCCTCGGGATTTCGCACCATAGGCGAGTAGTCAGAAAAATGTGCCTTTTCTGGGGTGTCAGCCCATTTTTCCTCAAAGATTACCAGGAAGACCACCCTGATCTGGAAACCGATGTTATCAGGGAAGTCAGGGAACGCTGCCAGCTGAATAATGGCGACCGAATTGTCATTACCCGGGGAAGCGGGAAATTTTTCGCCAGCGGCAGTGCCAATTCCGTCCGGGTAGAAACGATTAATCTGAACCCGATGGAACAATAA
- a CDS encoding DUF2288 domain-containing protein, producing the protein MQKPATEKLKNEIGTADWPLLKPHAERGVLLLIHPQLDLLEVAVQVAEDRAEQIRMWLDDGKITRPTPTQMEQWETGNTIFTCIIVQPFVLVQLPS; encoded by the coding sequence ATGCAAAAACCAGCAACAGAAAAACTTAAAAATGAGATCGGCACCGCCGATTGGCCATTACTGAAACCCCATGCCGAACGTGGAGTTCTGCTGCTGATCCATCCTCAACTTGATTTGCTTGAAGTTGCCGTGCAGGTGGCCGAAGATCGAGCTGAACAAATTCGGATGTGGCTTGATGACGGTAAAATAACCCGACCAACCCCGACCCAGATGGAACAATGGGAAACGGGGAATACCATATTTACCTGTATCATCGTACAGCCCTTTGTCCTGGTTCAATTACCTTCATAA